GCCCTGAGACCACCGCCCCTCCTTCAGtggtgtgggaatgtgtgtggcagtgttttgtgtgtgtgtgtgtgtgtgtgtgtgtaagagagagtgtgtgtgagagtgtttgtgtgtttaagagagtcTAAACCTGAGTCTGTACCTGGCCTTAGTCATGCCATTCCAGCACCTGTCCCTGCTGCTGGAGGCCTTGCTCTTGCACAGGGCCACAGGGAGCTGAAGCCAGAACTGCTGCATCTCCTTCAGCTTACTGGAGACATccgacacctacacacacacacacacattagaaacacactcacaaacacacacacagatgttgaaattagaaacacacgcacacacacacacctgcacctccAGTTGGACAGCATCAGTAGAGCTGGATCTGTAATGCAGGACTGTgatgctcctcctcttcctctcttcagtgCCTGAACTCTCAGTAGGCTCTTCTGTTGGGGACCCGCATGCCTGCcagacctgaacacacacacacacacacacacacacacacacacacacacacacacacacacacactcattcattcaagtAATGGTGTGTAAATCTGAAATAATGTCCAAGCTTgttggcatggtgtgtgtgtgtgtgtgtgtgtgtgttgaatgacaTCAGACCTCTTGTGTGTCATGACAGCCagccatgtgagtgtgtataagtctgtgtgtgttttaatatgacGAAAAACAGAGAGTAGGATAAGGTTCCCTAGCCTGCAGCTGAAGATGAAACTTTAGCTAACTTACAACAAATGTTCATGACTTTTCAAGGACCCTTAATGAAAATTCTATGACCTTTCACAACATAGGTTTTGGCTCAAACTGGTCATTCTTGTGAGCACTGGCACCTTACATTTAGCACTGGTTGGTACCACaagggggagctccagagtCTTTTCCCTGACCAAATTAGCCTATTAGAATTGAAAAAGGTTGTCGTTTAATTTTCATTTAATAATTAAGCCCAACTTGTGAAGTACCTTTATGTTGTGAAAGGTCATGGAACTTTCATTAAGGGTCCTTGAAAAGGCatggacatttttttaaatattgtcaATGAAAATGTGTGGGAACCCTGTATAAAATTtggatacatacatatataatatatgtataaaataaacattattACATTTGGATATATTATACAAAATATGTATAAAATAAACATTCTTCATGACATGATTCATGTACCGTACTTGTTATCTAATCTGATATTTGATCaggccctgcatgtgtgtgtgtgagagagtatgagtgagtgttaTGATGGTGtcagaccctgtgtgtgtgtgtgtgtgtgtgtgtgagagacacctTGCTTCTGAAGGTAGCCATGTTCTCCTGGAGGCTGAGCAGGGCTTCGGAGATCCGCACTGGAATTGAGAAGAGAACCGCATCCAGACCTGGAACCCCGAAACTAGCAGCCACCTGAAGCAAGGCATCTGAGAGGTGAGAGACAAGAGAAAACCAAGGAGAGTATTTATGGACATGAAAGTAGGTTAAAATATTATGTGTGGAATACTTGTACATATTCTCTAAAATGTTTCTCAATGTTCAttataattaatagataactATAGTTATACGTTTCTTGTGTTCCTTCTATAAAACACCCATGACTTTGGCTGCATCCGGTGCGTCGTAGGAAGCTTGCACTGACAATGGATCCGCCGCATTCACCTcgtattgttttgtttattattatttggattgtttttatttttgtttgtaggCTTCTATTGTTGTTGAGATGTGAGGAAGGTTTTGCCCAAATATCAGCTGCACATTAACGTTGTTACCCAGGTTGATCAGACTCTTGATCATCGTTATTCTCAACTACGTTATAAACCCCTTCCCTGCCCTGCCTTTGGTAAGGCGGATCTGCACCTCAATTCTTCTCCCTGCCTACAGACAACGTCTAATACTGTTCAACAATGGAGTGGGGAATCCATTGCCACTctccaggactgctttgaaACCACAGACTGGCAGAACCCTATATGTCAAATTTATATATTTGGTGTAAATGGTTAACGGTTTGTTGCTCACTGTCTGCgtatgtgtttgcgtatgtgtgtgcgcgtatgtgtaaCTCACCAATCAGGATCTCCCACTCTGGCTGCAGGTCGGCCTGGTTGGCGAGGCAGCCCTTTATGACGTTGCTGCAGTAGTCTGTACACGGCTTCAGATCTCCCAGCCCACGGCACTGCCCGCAATACACCAGCTTCATGATGGCTCGATTACACTCAGAGCTAAGGGGaacctacagcacacacacatccacacacacacacaaaaagacatgaTGGCACGATTCTTTCACTTCCCTGTGTTATCGCCAACAGTTCCAAAGAGTgcgggtgtgtgttagtgtgctgcAGCTAGAGAACTGGAGTTTGCTCCTGCCGCCATGTTgcgtgtttcacacacacacaaccacacacgcacactcacacatggaagcatgaatacatacacccacatatacacagaaatacacacacacatatgaacacaaagagtaaatacacatacactcacacatataaatgcataccccactatacacacacaaagatcagCCCCACAAGAAATATACTTGCAAAACCAAGGAAGACCATTGGACGAGTGTCACCTGTGAGACCTTGCGGACGACCTCTCCTGCGCTGGTCAGGGCCTGTGTGAAAGCTCGAGCAGTGATGAAGGTCCGGACCAGCGGCGCCTTCAGGTCCCTGGGAGCTTCTCCAAACAGTTTCATCAGCTCCGCCTGCTTCACACCGCACTCCAAGAAGTCATCGCTTACTgatgtggttgccatggtgatgttgGGAGTGGCCTTGATCTGGCGCTCCAGCAGCTGAGTCCAGAGGTCGTCCAGCGCCTCTTCAAGGCTCAGAGAGGAACCACGGTAGAACCGCCGCAAGTCTGCATACAGCTCACGGAACAGGCCAGCGTTCCGCTCATAGAGCCCGCCCAGAGCCTCAGGAAACTCTGCCTCCAACCACCGCTCTGAACCATCCAGCAACTCCAGGAAGTACGCTGAAACGTACATAGTGCATCATTAGACAatgaagtgttgtgtgtgtgtgtgtgtgtgcgtctcactGTCAAAGCCGCGGTACTGTGCATTGAGTGTAGCCTGGATGGATCTCCCCGCTTCTGTGGTAAGTgtgataattgtgtgtgtgtgtgtgtgtgtgtgtgtgtgtgtgtgtgtctcactgtcaAAGCTGCAGTACTGTGCGTTGAGTGTAGCCTGGATGGATCTCCCTGCTTCTCtggtgaacgtgtgtgtgagtgtgagtgtgagtgtgagtgtgagtgtgagtgtgagtgtgtgtgtgtgtgtctcactgtcaAAGCTGCGGTACTGTGCATTGAGTGTAGCCTGGATGGATCTCCCCGCTTCTCTGGTAAGTgtgataattgtgtgtgtgtgtgtgtgggcgcgtgtgtgtgtgtgtgtgtgtgtgtgtgtctcactgtcaAAGCTGCGGTACTGGGCGTTGAGTGTAGCCTGGATGgatctccctgcctctctgatAAGCCCCTCCAGCTCTCTGCGGCTCAGACCCAGCAGCGTCTCCTCCATGGCACTGGTGCAGCATGTGTAGCCCTGTGGACACACATGGAGGtgctcccctacacacacagacacacagacacagacacacacacacacagacacacacacattaactcatcTTTATTGGTATTCAGATATTAATAAAAAGGACAAAAGTACCAAAAAATCTTTTACCAAAAAAAGTCCAGATATACTGGAATTCATCAAAGTCAACATGTCTTAACTCTGTGGTAAAATGGCGTTTGCCTCATTTAAAAGGAGCTATATGCAAGTCTGGGTAGCTGTTGGCTGGCAAGCTAAATGATTTCATGCTTTGCACACGAAGTAGATGGATTTATTACTATACGTGACCACCCCTACCTCCTCTTGCAGTAGTAAACTAAACGTTTGGTCAAGATGGTGAAGGCTAaaggctacatgtagcatgaAAACATTATACCATTAGTAATACCATAGACACCATTAGTTATACCATAGACACCATCAGTTATACCATAGACACCAttgatttgtattttatttgattgataTTTATACAGGGTTAGGACCAatgctagctggttagcatgctgACTTGATATCTGGGCAACACAAGCATTTTTTGCCTCACGTCAAAGTATGATTATTTCTGTTTAAACTACATTTTGTACATACAGCTTCTTACATGTAATTATTTACCTAACGTCACTAATTTGAAGAAGAACTGTACATCAACATAAACCAGTGTTGAACTAAAACTAAAGTTTTTACCCCTGTTCCACCTTTCAGTCCATTATGCAGGCAATGACTGGCTCATAATGCAGGACGCTCAACAGACTGTCAACAGACAACCTACTTGCAGGCTGGATCACAAACCCAGAACCCA
This genomic interval from Clupea harengus unplaced genomic scaffold, Ch_v2.0.2, whole genome shotgun sequence contains the following:
- the LOC122130219 gene encoding glypican-1-like; the encoded protein is MDIKATVLFLSLAVAVLSADSVGSKAQSCADVRQFYSGKGFTLHGVPQTEISGEHLHVCPQGYTCCTSAMEETLLGLSRRELEGLIREAGRSIQATLNAQYRSFDTYFLELLDGSERWLEAEFPEALGGLYERNAGLFRELYADLRRFYRGSSLSLEEALDDLWTQLLERQIKATPNITMATTSVSDDFLECGVKQAELMKLFGEAPRDLKAPLVRTFITARAFTQALTSAGEVVRKVSQVPLSSECNRAIMKLVYCGQCRGLGDLKPCTDYCSNVIKGCLANQADLQPEWEILIDALLQVAASFGVPGLDAVLFSIPVRISEALLSLQENMATFRSKVWQACGSPTEEPTESSGTEERKRRSITVLHYRSSSTDAVQLEVQVSDVSSKLKEMQQFWLQLPVALCKSKASSSRDRCWNGMTKARYQPDVMGDGLASQINNPEVDVDITKPDMSIRQQIMQLKITSSRLLTALSGQDVDFQDNSDDISGSGSGLCLEQSCIHSRVSISKGERPKYYPTENKRVRGTANQGLPCHILLLLSLASVLLRR